One genomic window of Leptospira paudalimensis includes the following:
- the aroB gene encoding 3-dehydroquinate synthase — MKLSEREVVGSGFIYPVELHEDFVGLSEKLKNLKKISHVFVLTSREIAGIYEKYLIKELKNSSLPFSFIYLKSGEKNKHIDRVKKVYHQLIEADADRNAVIIAFGGGVVGDFAGFIAATYQRGIRFIQVPTTLLACVDSSVGGKVAVNVDSGKNMVGAFYQPQFVFAPLFTLSTLPKKEWSCGLAEVVKHSFLDGGNFFENLSKSKRSDFFEKSDTLRYAIEESVRVKSSIVSQDEKESGLRAVLNLGHTTGHAIESLTLYKKYSHGEAVSVGLVTALLLSKELVGFSESNFQKAISLMSQLELPTVLEEKPDLVLKHMEHDKKKDGNTLKFVLLEDFGKPKFGVPVERKQILEILKRHKGIKLHG; from the coding sequence ATGAAGTTATCAGAACGAGAAGTCGTCGGATCAGGATTTATTTACCCTGTTGAATTACATGAAGACTTTGTTGGTCTTTCTGAAAAACTTAAGAATCTCAAAAAAATATCACATGTCTTTGTTCTCACTAGCCGTGAAATCGCAGGCATTTATGAAAAATATTTAATCAAAGAACTCAAAAACAGTTCTCTTCCTTTTTCTTTTATCTACTTAAAGTCGGGTGAAAAAAACAAACACATTGACCGCGTCAAAAAAGTGTACCACCAACTCATAGAAGCTGATGCAGATCGAAATGCGGTCATCATTGCCTTTGGTGGTGGAGTGGTAGGTGATTTTGCGGGTTTTATTGCAGCTACTTACCAAAGAGGGATTCGGTTCATCCAAGTACCTACAACCTTACTAGCATGCGTGGATTCTTCTGTTGGTGGAAAGGTTGCGGTAAATGTTGATTCAGGTAAAAACATGGTGGGTGCATTTTACCAACCACAATTTGTTTTTGCTCCACTCTTTACACTTTCTACATTACCAAAAAAAGAATGGAGTTGTGGTCTTGCAGAAGTGGTCAAACACTCCTTTTTGGATGGTGGGAATTTTTTTGAAAACCTTTCCAAATCAAAACGTTCTGATTTTTTTGAAAAGTCAGATACTTTGCGTTATGCGATAGAAGAATCTGTTCGAGTGAAATCATCAATTGTTTCCCAAGATGAAAAAGAATCTGGATTACGTGCTGTTCTCAATTTAGGACATACAACTGGCCATGCAATTGAATCACTCACTCTATACAAAAAATATTCACATGGAGAAGCAGTTTCTGTAGGTCTTGTGACTGCATTGTTATTATCAAAAGAATTAGTTGGTTTTTCTGAATCCAACTTCCAAAAAGCCATTTCACTCATGTCTCAATTAGAATTACCAACAGTATTGGAAGAAAAACCGGATTTGGTTTTGAAACACATGGAACATGATAAAAAAAAGGATGGGAATACTTTAAAGTTTGTTCTCTTGGAAGACTTCGGTAAACCAAAGTTTGGTGTTCCTGTCGAAAGGAAACAAATACTAGAAATATTGAAACGCCATAAAGGAATCAAACTCCATGGGTAG
- a CDS encoding mechanosensitive ion channel family protein produces the protein MGSGSIKEFYLDLNPLTLLRSNNREFAETLILFAYMVVFAVICYKITMFLVERIKPALDPVHEYNRRKVARMGFLLVFAIAYLPIIFSSLSLLPTVLGLAGAGIVISLKEVWLNMVGWFMIMGANGFKVGDRIEIDSIKGDVVNIGFFKFTLLEIAQDPRFEQSTNRLIHFPNYNIVLHRFFIVSETMDFVWDEFRVYLELRSNWEKAEKICSQILHEELVLAPELVESKIREMSKNYLVRLGKTTPIVYTSLEPEGTILMCLRYLTPIRSKRLNRILISKEILTKFREENDIYIYTH, from the coding sequence ATGGGTAGTGGAAGTATAAAGGAATTTTATTTAGATCTCAATCCATTAACTTTATTGAGAAGCAATAATCGAGAGTTTGCTGAAACTCTCATTTTGTTTGCGTATATGGTTGTGTTTGCTGTGATTTGTTACAAAATCACAATGTTCCTTGTGGAGAGAATTAAACCGGCTCTCGACCCAGTACATGAATACAATCGTAGGAAAGTGGCAAGGATGGGTTTTTTACTCGTTTTTGCGATCGCCTATTTACCTATCATTTTTTCGAGTTTATCACTTCTTCCAACCGTGCTTGGTCTTGCTGGAGCAGGGATTGTGATCTCACTGAAGGAAGTTTGGCTCAACATGGTTGGATGGTTTATGATCATGGGTGCCAATGGATTTAAAGTGGGTGATCGGATCGAAATTGATTCGATCAAGGGTGATGTTGTTAATATTGGATTTTTTAAGTTTACCTTACTTGAGATTGCACAAGACCCAAGATTTGAACAATCAACAAATCGACTGATTCATTTCCCAAATTATAATATTGTTTTACACCGTTTTTTTATCGTATCCGAAACTATGGATTTTGTTTGGGATGAATTTCGTGTTTATTTAGAACTGAGATCAAACTGGGAAAAAGCAGAAAAAATTTGTTCTCAAATTTTACACGAAGAATTGGTATTAGCTCCAGAACTTGTGGAATCCAAAATACGAGAGATGTCAAAAAACTATCTCGTGAGACTTGGTAAAACAACACCAATTGTGTATACATCTTTGGAACCAGAAGGAACCATTTTAATGTGTTTGCGTTATCTGACACCAATTCGTTCCAAACGATTGAATCGAATCTTAATCTCGAAAGAAATCTTAACAAAATTTAGAGAAGAAAATGACATCTACATCTACACCCATTAA
- a CDS encoding toxin-antitoxin system YwqK family antitoxin gives MTSTSTPIKDSPVWIFISLLLVIFLGGFLFGPCKGSSERPNTVPKDASFDKKTNHYQMIGEGYFREWYENGNLVAIVPIDALGRPDGIGKKLNYINGTTIMEGKMVNGERDGLWKFYFSDGKIYIEQNYKVGYRKKQLWIQSAEIGNENGAYFRYYRNGRLNEKGFFDGGLRTGDWVRYYPDTKVEAKGSYSEDKKIGEWFYYYPTGVKEASELYSESGELISRNTYYPNGNPWCIVKQNKTPECN, from the coding sequence ATGACATCTACATCTACACCCATTAAAGACAGTCCTGTTTGGATTTTTATCTCCCTTCTCTTAGTGATTTTCCTTGGTGGGTTCTTATTTGGACCATGCAAAGGAAGTAGTGAACGACCAAATACAGTTCCTAAAGATGCAAGTTTTGATAAAAAAACAAATCACTACCAAATGATTGGAGAAGGTTATTTTCGTGAATGGTATGAAAACGGGAATTTAGTCGCCATTGTACCCATCGATGCTCTTGGTAGACCTGATGGCATAGGAAAAAAATTAAACTATATCAATGGAACCACCATTATGGAAGGAAAAATGGTGAATGGTGAGAGAGATGGACTTTGGAAATTCTATTTTTCAGATGGCAAAATTTATATAGAACAAAATTACAAAGTTGGTTATCGAAAAAAACAACTTTGGATCCAATCAGCTGAAATTGGAAATGAAAACGGAGCATACTTCCGTTACTACCGCAATGGACGTTTGAATGAAAAAGGGTTCTTTGACGGAGGGCTTCGTACAGGTGATTGGGTGAGATATTATCCAGATACAAAAGTAGAAGCAAAAGGTAGTTATTCAGAAGACAAAAAAATTGGTGAGTGGTTTTATTATTATCCTACTGGTGTAAAAGAAGCATCAGAATTATATTCCGAATCAGGGGAATTGATTTCGCGTAACACGTATTATCCGAATGGAAACCCATGGTGTATTGTGAAACAAAACAAAACACCTGAATGTAATTAA
- a CDS encoding LIC_10230 family protein has product MTQFRKKLPILSPLFIALVVLHSLFVDYTVQFPDFIASESSETNLETIKPKVITENGVIGRISYLESFLVEIESKELPIDTDLEDTKDNVKRVLIGQKLLLGLLLFYLFLTFSTAMTYMFRVWFHKSMAHVLYPVSLVVLLPKIFFQLNLMVQKDIFSYFYFLFLVCTYIFTILAYRTIIKDKEPYEGFQSLQFSSSLEEEGRSPGQTKTGTYFAPIFHVLVIILIGILIGNLIYIPLFLLQKHYVSEFSYFIFFLIGLLSVFYIFNYNKVGGESKNKNWQNLSVSFAYLQYRFLRNGFFSIFSTILIILFVTFLFSLLLFNIDLIQNNLGLFGKTTEF; this is encoded by the coding sequence ATGACCCAATTCAGAAAAAAATTACCAATCCTATCCCCTCTCTTCATTGCACTGGTTGTCCTTCACTCACTTTTTGTGGACTACACAGTTCAATTTCCTGATTTTATCGCTTCTGAATCATCAGAAACAAATTTGGAAACGATAAAACCGAAGGTTATCACTGAAAATGGTGTCATCGGTAGAATCTCTTATCTTGAATCTTTTTTAGTCGAAATAGAATCAAAAGAATTGCCAATTGATACTGATTTAGAGGACACAAAAGACAACGTCAAACGAGTGCTAATCGGCCAAAAACTACTACTTGGACTTCTATTGTTTTATCTCTTTTTAACATTTTCAACTGCGATGACCTACATGTTCCGAGTTTGGTTTCATAAATCAATGGCACATGTTTTGTATCCAGTTTCACTTGTTGTCTTATTGCCAAAAATATTTTTCCAATTGAACTTAATGGTTCAAAAAGATATTTTTTCCTATTTTTATTTTCTCTTCCTCGTTTGTACATATATCTTTACGATTTTAGCGTATCGAACCATCATCAAAGACAAGGAACCATATGAAGGGTTTCAATCCTTACAATTTTCCTCTTCTTTGGAAGAAGAAGGAAGATCTCCTGGTCAAACCAAAACGGGCACCTATTTTGCGCCTATTTTCCATGTCCTTGTGATCATTCTGATTGGAATTTTAATTGGGAATCTAATTTATATCCCACTTTTTCTCTTACAAAAACATTATGTAAGCGAATTTAGTTACTTTATTTTCTTTTTAATTGGACTCTTGTCTGTGTTTTATATCTTCAATTACAACAAAGTGGGTGGTGAGTCCAAAAATAAAAATTGGCAAAACCTTTCTGTCAGTTTTGCCTACTTACAATATCGTTTTTTAAGAAACGGATTTTTTTCCATATTCAGCACGATACTTATCATTTTGTTTGTAACATTTTTATTTAGTTTATTACTCTTTAATATTGATCTCATCCAAAACAACTTGGGATTATTTGGGAAAACGACAGAGTTTTAA
- a CDS encoding ABC transporter permease, whose protein sequence is MGIVSLITIRYIRGSRVLGFLSIKSRLSFIVMAVGVGLLVVVLSIFNGFQKQVKESLWQGGPHITIENSYGSGAIYDYETVINHLKSDPKLAESFVSVEGNITSHGLIQSNNNFNPIMIRAVPIDSIEKLVENGLPNFPRILQYNRDEIPAINTKKLVVVGKEMSAIYGYGIGREITMAVPGGRFTVERGVQVNVQSFRLVGLFKTGYYNYDSKFVFLSLPQAQEFFKMKGAVNQIAIKVRSLDDLKLTKHRILSRLNEENWNQKIQDDTSWSVRTIAEEQENFLAALRLEKTIISIIVFLFIVLAALGMVATVHSLIRAKRRSIGTLKALGLASNDILLIFTLNAMIVGILSSLVGGMTGIFIATKLEVIINAISEIINGVGSLLNPGDWDPVELVPKDIYYFDHIPVDIDISFIFMVTTAATILSGLAGYFPARMAANLNPVDTIRND, encoded by the coding sequence ATGGGAATCGTCTCTTTAATCACTATTCGTTACATCCGAGGGTCCCGCGTTTTGGGATTCCTCTCCATTAAATCCAGACTATCGTTCATCGTGATGGCAGTGGGAGTTGGGCTCCTTGTTGTGGTTCTTTCCATTTTTAATGGATTCCAAAAACAAGTGAAGGAATCCCTTTGGCAAGGTGGTCCACACATCACCATCGAAAATTCCTATGGTTCAGGGGCCATTTATGATTATGAGACTGTCATCAATCATCTCAAATCCGATCCAAAACTAGCAGAATCCTTTGTTTCTGTCGAAGGGAATATCACAAGCCACGGCCTCATCCAAAGTAATAATAATTTTAACCCGATCATGATCCGTGCCGTTCCCATTGACTCGATTGAAAAATTGGTAGAAAATGGACTTCCAAATTTCCCTCGCATTTTGCAGTACAACCGTGATGAAATTCCTGCGATCAATACAAAAAAACTCGTAGTCGTCGGAAAGGAAATGAGTGCCATTTATGGGTATGGGATTGGACGTGAGATCACCATGGCTGTTCCTGGTGGCAGGTTCACAGTTGAACGAGGTGTGCAGGTAAACGTACAATCCTTTCGATTGGTAGGTCTTTTTAAAACCGGCTATTATAATTACGATTCGAAGTTTGTTTTTTTATCTCTCCCGCAAGCCCAAGAGTTTTTTAAGATGAAGGGTGCTGTGAACCAAATTGCCATCAAGGTTCGTTCTCTAGATGATTTAAAACTCACCAAACATAGAATCTTATCTAGGTTAAACGAAGAAAATTGGAACCAAAAAATCCAAGATGATACGTCTTGGTCAGTTCGAACGATTGCAGAAGAACAAGAGAATTTCCTTGCGGCCCTGCGATTGGAAAAAACCATAATCTCCATCATTGTGTTTCTTTTCATCGTACTTGCTGCCCTTGGGATGGTAGCAACGGTCCACTCCCTCATTCGTGCGAAACGTAGGTCCATTGGAACCTTAAAAGCACTTGGCCTTGCATCGAACGATATCCTACTCATCTTCACATTGAATGCCATGATCGTTGGGATATTGTCTTCACTTGTGGGTGGGATGACAGGGATTTTTATCGCTACCAAGTTAGAAGTCATCATCAATGCGATTTCGGAAATCATCAATGGAGTGGGGAGTCTTTTAAATCCAGGGGATTGGGATCCTGTGGAACTAGTTCCAAAAGATATCTATTACTTTGATCACATCCCTGTGGACATTGATATTTCCTTTATCTTTATGGTGACAACTGCTGCTACCATTCTCTCAGGCCTTGCTGGGTATTTCCCTGCACGTATGGCTGCAAATCTAAACCCAGTGGATACCATTCGCAATGACTAA
- a CDS encoding ABC transporter ATP-binding protein, protein MTNSEIKPTVSVRKLEKYYQVVDKRYHIISGLDFEVLPGEIVSVEGASGVGKSTLLNILGAMDSFDDGEVEVCGVSLKNLSEKQRESFRAEKISFIFQQHLLLPDFTALENVMMPLLIARMNPSQAKAEAIEILKKVGLGERTESFPSQLSGGESARVGVARALVGRRQLILADEPTGNLDRDNSRHLMDLIKDLQNEFKFSLILVTHDLELASMAHKRNRIVSGKLSPVSL, encoded by the coding sequence ATGACTAATTCTGAAATCAAACCAACTGTATCTGTTCGTAAATTAGAAAAATACTACCAAGTTGTGGACAAACGTTACCATATCATTTCTGGGCTCGACTTTGAAGTGTTACCCGGTGAAATCGTTTCTGTGGAAGGAGCTTCTGGTGTTGGAAAATCCACACTCCTCAATATCCTCGGAGCCATGGATTCGTTTGACGACGGTGAGGTGGAAGTCTGTGGAGTTTCACTGAAAAATCTAAGCGAAAAACAAAGAGAGAGTTTTCGTGCGGAAAAAATTTCTTTTATCTTCCAACAACACTTACTGCTTCCTGATTTTACTGCTTTAGAAAATGTGATGATGCCCCTTCTCATTGCTAGAATGAATCCATCACAAGCAAAAGCAGAAGCCATTGAGATCTTAAAAAAAGTAGGTCTCGGTGAACGAACCGAAAGTTTTCCTTCCCAACTTTCAGGGGGAGAAAGTGCTCGTGTGGGTGTGGCACGTGCCCTTGTGGGGAGAAGGCAACTCATCCTTGCTGATGAACCAACAGGAAACCTCGACCGTGATAACTCCAGGCATCTCATGGATCTCATCAAAGATTTACAAAACGAATTTAAGTTTTCTCTCATCCTTGTGACTCATGACTTAGAACTTGCTTCCATGGCTCACAAACGGAATCGAATTGTTTCTGGTAAACTATCGCCCGTTAGCCTGTAA
- a CDS encoding ATP--guanido phosphotransferase produces MAHSLFPYYEPMEMEVKQLLDANGYWENWKEGSNSFIVSKEGVGPVYHLYLGSEDHVRLEILRNLDQSYEQFRNTNKTLPTRVSRENSSLLRLFYRRKHWAYRPGFGFISSCPTNLGKGRRDSLLLGIREGVDPRFFSLFEKLSEFGIEIAPSTDHRRESLGNFRGLVVKISWKNAFAVQKRQFYKILGLRGSL; encoded by the coding sequence TTGGCCCATTCACTGTTTCCATACTATGAACCAATGGAAATGGAAGTAAAACAATTGTTAGATGCAAATGGATATTGGGAAAATTGGAAAGAGGGCTCAAACAGTTTTATCGTATCAAAAGAAGGAGTAGGTCCAGTTTACCATTTGTACTTGGGTTCAGAAGACCATGTACGTTTGGAAATTCTAAGAAATTTGGATCAAAGCTACGAACAATTTCGAAACACCAACAAAACGTTACCTACAAGGGTTTCTCGGGAAAATAGTTCTCTCCTTCGTTTGTTCTACAGACGAAAACACTGGGCATATCGCCCTGGGTTTGGGTTTATTTCGTCTTGTCCTACCAATTTGGGGAAAGGAAGGAGGGATTCTCTCCTCCTTGGGATAAGAGAAGGAGTGGATCCCAGGTTCTTTTCACTTTTCGAGAAACTCTCTGAATTTGGTATAGAAATTGCTCCTTCCACCGATCATAGAAGAGAGTCCCTGGGAAACTTCCGTGGACTTGTCGTAAAAATCTCGTGGAAGAACGCATTCGCGGTCCAAAAACGTCAGTTTTACAAAATTCTTGGTTTACGAGGCTCCCTTTGA
- a CDS encoding ATP-dependent Clp protease ATP-binding subunit, with amino-acid sequence MLEFTKRAKRVINEIAQDEAKRLGSDFIGPEHILLGLLREEDSVAIKILTNLNINLNELRKEVEKRTREGSGALLLDVSQGQDKYQKMIEVSKEEAKRLKHNYVGTEHILLALLRDNNNIAGGSLSSFSVNYNVIKSEILRLLGAPPSGAVGGGTTGSQTTGQSQTQTATPRQEKSKTPILDEFARDLTQLAREKKLDPVIGRSKEIERVIQILSRKTKNNPVLVGESGVGKTAIVEGLAQAVVEKLVPDLLFDKRVLSLDLASLIAGTKYRGEFEERLKKIMKEIVTSQNIIIFIDELHTLIGAGAAEGAVDAANILKPALARGELQCIGATTNNEYRKYIEKDSALERRFQMVKVLEPSVDDAVLILDGLKKAYEAHHKVRYSEKAIEQAVKLSHRYINDRFLPDKAIDIIDEAGAKARLANCQRPNEIKEIEEEIKALSVKKEDLVRSQEYEKAAAVRDEVNRKKGQLEEKTKQWQERMEGYAVSIEEEDILSVVSLWTGIPLKKMEQSENTKLLNLEEDIKSRIVGQTEAIEKVARAVRRSRTGLKSEKRPTGSFIFLGPTGVGKTELAKALAEQLFGSEDNMLRIDMSEYMEPHAVSRLIGAPPGYVGYDDGGQLTEFVRRKPYSLVLLDEIEKAHHDLFNILLQIMEEGNLTDTKGRKVNFRDTIIIMTSNIAAKEISKGGRLGFEDFAEERETYKAEQAREQLKKHFNPEFLNRVDEVVYFAPLKKEEIVSIVDIMLKDFNKRLTEKKVLVELSQGAKEHFATIGYDQNYGARPLRRVFQRELEDYMAVQSLKGVYDNPTKILVDLADGKLVYSETPWTDYKEVPKKDDGSSPSTEEKDLALV; translated from the coding sequence ATGTTGGAATTCACAAAAAGAGCAAAAAGAGTCATCAACGAAATCGCCCAAGATGAGGCTAAACGTTTAGGCTCCGATTTTATCGGTCCCGAACACATTCTACTTGGGCTTCTCCGGGAGGAGGACTCTGTCGCGATTAAGATTCTAACGAATCTAAACATCAATTTAAACGAACTCCGTAAAGAAGTGGAGAAACGTACCCGTGAGGGTTCAGGTGCATTGTTACTCGATGTCAGCCAAGGGCAAGACAAGTACCAAAAAATGATCGAAGTTTCCAAAGAAGAGGCAAAACGCCTCAAACATAATTATGTTGGAACTGAACACATTTTACTCGCATTACTTCGTGATAATAATAACATCGCTGGCGGATCATTATCTTCCTTCAGTGTGAACTATAATGTCATCAAATCGGAAATTTTAAGACTTCTCGGAGCTCCACCTTCGGGTGCGGTAGGTGGTGGGACAACGGGTTCCCAAACCACTGGGCAAAGCCAAACACAAACGGCAACTCCTAGACAAGAAAAAAGTAAAACTCCGATCCTAGACGAATTTGCACGTGACCTTACACAACTCGCTCGTGAGAAAAAATTGGATCCGGTCATCGGAAGGTCAAAAGAGATCGAACGAGTGATTCAGATTTTATCTCGTAAGACAAAAAATAACCCAGTTCTTGTAGGAGAATCGGGTGTTGGTAAAACAGCAATTGTAGAAGGTCTTGCACAAGCAGTAGTCGAAAAATTAGTTCCAGATTTGCTTTTCGACAAACGAGTGTTATCTTTGGATTTGGCAAGCCTTATTGCAGGAACCAAATACCGTGGTGAGTTCGAAGAACGATTGAAAAAAATCATGAAAGAAATCGTCACTTCACAAAACATCATCATCTTCATCGATGAGTTACACACTCTCATTGGAGCAGGTGCGGCAGAAGGGGCAGTGGATGCTGCTAACATTCTAAAACCAGCACTCGCTCGTGGGGAACTACAATGTATTGGTGCGACTACCAATAATGAATACCGTAAATACATCGAAAAAGATTCTGCGTTGGAAAGAAGATTCCAAATGGTGAAGGTTCTCGAACCTTCTGTGGATGATGCAGTTCTCATTTTAGACGGTTTGAAAAAAGCTTACGAAGCCCACCATAAGGTGCGTTATTCAGAAAAAGCCATCGAACAAGCTGTGAAATTATCTCATCGTTATATCAATGATCGTTTTTTACCAGACAAGGCAATTGACATCATCGATGAAGCTGGAGCCAAAGCACGCCTTGCGAATTGCCAACGACCTAATGAAATCAAAGAGATTGAAGAAGAGATCAAAGCTCTTTCTGTCAAAAAAGAAGATTTGGTTCGTAGCCAAGAGTATGAGAAAGCAGCAGCTGTTCGTGATGAAGTGAATCGTAAAAAAGGCCAATTGGAAGAAAAAACAAAACAATGGCAAGAACGTATGGAAGGATATGCTGTTTCGATCGAAGAAGAAGACATCCTTTCTGTGGTCAGTTTATGGACAGGTATTCCTTTGAAAAAAATGGAACAGTCCGAAAACACGAAACTTCTCAATTTGGAAGAGGACATCAAATCTCGTATTGTCGGCCAAACAGAAGCCATTGAAAAAGTGGCACGTGCTGTTAGACGTTCTCGTACTGGTCTCAAAAGTGAAAAACGACCTACGGGTTCTTTTATCTTCCTTGGACCAACTGGTGTGGGAAAAACAGAACTCGCAAAAGCTCTCGCAGAGCAGTTGTTTGGTTCTGAGGACAATATGCTTCGTATTGATATGTCCGAGTATATGGAACCACATGCAGTTTCCAGACTCATCGGAGCCCCTCCAGGGTATGTTGGGTATGATGATGGTGGCCAGCTCACTGAATTTGTGAGGAGAAAACCATATAGTTTGGTGTTACTCGATGAGATTGAAAAAGCACACCATGATTTGTTTAATATCCTACTCCAAATTATGGAAGAGGGAAATTTAACGGACACCAAAGGTCGTAAGGTCAATTTCCGAGATACCATTATCATCATGACTTCCAATATTGCTGCTAAGGAAATTTCCAAAGGTGGACGATTGGGTTTTGAAGATTTTGCTGAAGAAAGAGAAACTTACAAAGCAGAACAAGCTAGAGAACAATTGAAAAAACATTTCAATCCTGAGTTTCTCAACCGTGTGGATGAAGTTGTATACTTTGCTCCTCTCAAAAAAGAAGAAATCGTTAGCATTGTGGATATCATGTTAAAAGATTTTAACAAACGTTTGACGGAGAAAAAAGTTTTAGTGGAACTATCACAAGGTGCAAAAGAACATTTTGCTACTATTGGATATGACCAAAACTACGGTGCACGACCTCTCAGACGTGTGTTCCAAAGAGAGTTAGAAGATTATATGGCAGTGCAGTCACTGAAAGGGGTGTATGACAACCCTACCAAAATTTTGGTAGATTTGGCAGACGGAAAACTTGTGTATTCCGAAACTCCTTGGACTGACTACAAAGAAGTCCCGAAAAAAGATGACGGTTCTTCTCCAAGCACTGAGGAAAAAGACTTAGCTCTCGTTTAG
- a CDS encoding tetratricopeptide repeat protein: MKHFFHITAVICLLVSSLYAQEKEQVGSAYFQAVDEYKTKNYSKSIELVKSLLADGKSSYEFFALLAYNYDKLNDFDNSYKNMLEARKRKPDDEDLLQGSLAILTRHKKWKPAIELAEKAIPMYPQNPEIRYYYALALSEKGASKTALSQIEKAKAGSPSDVRMLELEGKIYYQLKNYDKADMSLRWASSINQNSAEIWNNLALVQESLYRTNKKLGKKNQANTYLEEAKTCIEKASSLNGESNTIKENSKRITSLVAL; the protein is encoded by the coding sequence ATGAAACATTTTTTTCACATCACTGCTGTTATTTGTCTACTTGTATCTTCATTGTATGCACAAGAAAAGGAACAAGTTGGTTCTGCTTATTTCCAAGCTGTGGATGAATACAAAACTAAAAACTATTCTAAATCAATTGAACTCGTAAAAAGTCTACTTGCTGATGGTAAATCATCTTACGAATTTTTTGCCTTACTTGCTTATAACTATGACAAGTTAAACGATTTTGATAATTCCTACAAAAACATGTTGGAAGCAAGAAAACGGAAACCAGATGATGAAGACTTGCTACAGGGAAGTCTTGCTATCTTAACTCGACACAAAAAATGGAAACCTGCTATTGAACTCGCTGAGAAAGCGATTCCCATGTACCCACAAAATCCAGAGATTCGATATTATTATGCTTTGGCGCTCTCTGAAAAGGGTGCTTCCAAAACTGCTCTGTCCCAAATTGAAAAAGCAAAAGCAGGAAGCCCGAGTGATGTCCGTATGCTAGAGTTAGAAGGTAAAATTTATTACCAACTAAAAAATTATGATAAGGCAGATATGAGTTTACGATGGGCCTCTAGCATCAACCAAAACTCCGCAGAAATTTGGAATAACCTAGCACTCGTTCAAGAATCTTTATACAGAACCAATAAAAAATTAGGCAAAAAAAATCAGGCCAATACTTATTTGGAAGAAGCCAAAACATGTATTGAAAAGGCATCCTCTCTCAATGGGGAAAGTAATACCATTAAAGAAAATTCAAAAAGGATTACTTCTCTCGTTGCCCTGTGA